ACATGATAGCCATTCAGAGAGTCCTTCCATCACATTCCAAAATGGAATGAGCACCTTGCACCCACCTTTTTCTTGCTCAATTTTAAACAGAACACTACACTTATTGTACCATTTAACAACTGTCCAACTAAAGAAAATGTTATCCGAGTGAAATGCAGTTGTCCAGTGACAATACCAACAATACTATGAAAATAACTAAGAAAGCATATCAGGATggtaataaataataataaaataaataaagaggccAAAAGAGCAATAAAATTCTTCAAACGTGACAAGGGAGAACTCCTCTGGTCTTAGGGTTAAGGAGAGTGGTGCGTCAACCAAATGTTGCGACCACGTAGGCTCAAACTCCATGGGTCAGGACTTATTATCATGTCCTAACCATCCGAGCATTGCCTCAGTTTGAAATGGTGGTTGCTGTCTTGCTGACAGAACACACTTTATCCCAGCAAAGCACTAGGGAAAAGTGGCAAGATAGGTTAATCTGAACAAAAACACAAAAAGTTAATTCTCTACCAATGAAATTCCGTTTCTTTTTTTTAGAGACACGCACAAAAAGGCCCAAGAGCATTTATAGGTTTGGAtcgatcatgtacataggtatacaCACACACTGTAGACGAAATTTTCACAGGTTTGATTAAATTTCTCCTAAATTTGTACTGCCAAAATGCACTTCTGCTCTGCGTCTTGGGCCGTCTGATCCCCTTTCAGAACTGGGTggacgaggttcgccggagagaGCTCTTGGTGGGCAGGGTCAGGGCGGCCACTTCCCGCTTCAGCTGCCGATCAGATTACAGAATCAAAGGGCAATTAAGTGTGGTCAGATTACAGAATCAATGGAGATTATATGTTGCTAACTGAAGAAGCATTTGGATGTAATATGTTGCAGCGGTTATGGAAAACTTATAAAATAAGCGTCTCTAAGCAGATAAATGAGAAGCAGGAGAAGATCACTTTTGAGTTGCACAGGTGAGGTAATTTTCTACAGTTTCATAGATTACAATTTGGCAGTGTCCAGaaattaactactccctccgtcccgcaaTGTAGCTTGCGAAAACGTCTTACattgtgggatggagggagtaataattGGTTAAGTGCTGTGTGGGTACCTCTTTGCACTGTTTCTTCAGCTTGAGGTTGTCATCCACCAGACGTCGAACCTCCTTCTCGAGTTCCTCCACATATGCCTGCAAGCACATTAGTTACTTCACTAATCAGTGCTAATTCTGCTAATAGCTTGCAAATCTTGTAGAATACTATTGCTCCTGCGGGCAATTGTGGTTTGATTTCAGGTGTATGCCTACTTGTGCCGCACTAGCTAGCACTTCAGATAAGAACATGCGTGAGAGAAAGCCATAGAGCATTATTGGTTCATTTGGAGTAGTTATCTTCTGCAAAGTCTTGTCAACGAAATCATGAGCACATGAAGACAAAGTTAATTTGGAGCAGTTAGTTGGATGGATGTCAGCAGCTCAACTGACATCGGTCTATCGATGTCTACGGTGATGTTCTTGCTGAACTGTGCTGCGGAATATAGTTGGTTAGGGGTTTTCTTAATAATAAATTTAGTGAAGGTATGTTGTTTATACATCTTAATCAAAGATGATGCTTTTCAACTAACAATCATATTAACAAACAAGTGGGTTTGAAAGTCCACCATATAATGGCAAACAGAGCCTGCTATGTCCATCCTGCTTCTCATAAACACCAAATAACCAGCAATACTTTTTTTAACGTGGAACCAGTAATACTTCAAGTTCGGTTTTACTATTTCTCTTTCGGCCGAGAAAAATCTTTTTTTATGTCACCGTTTGCATATCGTCCGAACAGACTTGATGATTCGCACAAGTATAAAAGAATGAGAAATTGTGTCCAACTACTATGAGCACTTTACAGAGAAATAACTATCTTAGTTACTTTAATCTTGTAACAACTTGGATATTTGTGTATTGCTGATTTGGTTTGAGCTGGTCACAAACTCCAAATCACTGAGTTTAGTTACTTTTTCTCTTGTAACAACCTGGAAATTTATGTATTGGTGTCTATATCCAGCTGATCACAAACTTCCAAGATGCAAAGGATTTATATGCCGTCCAGGAAGATGTATATTGTTCCTTCTGTTGTTCCTTTGCTAGAGTTGGATTAGGTCGACGGACTCACTTGTTTTCTTAAAGCTATAGGGCCTACTGGGGTTTATATTGAAATCAAGATTCTGTATTAGGTGAAGTAGAGCACTAATCACGgaagagatatatatatatatttagccCATGTTGACCAAAAAATATTTGCATGAATGCAACATGATGCGAGACAGAAAGAGATGCCACATTCCATTTGTCTTTCGGGTTGCCTTTTAACACATTGACCAAACTTAGTCACTAGTTGAGAGTTTCTCCGGTGACACTTATCTTTCGCTACAAAATCTAATTTACATAGTGTTCTTTTTCCGAAGTTGACAAGTTCCCATGCGAATTCAAACATTTCTAGCCAGTGAATCctcattttcttttaaaaaaagggACTAGTGAATCTCTTCGTGTAACATAGTCATAATTTTACCTTGGTTTACCTTgagtaaacgctcttatatttctttacagaggagtatattttgaaaccaaaaaaatatatcaaaatttgAGCTAATGATAGACTTCCTTCTGCAATTTTATACATATATATGAAGGAATGTGCGTATTCGTGTACGTACCCTCTTCCTGGCCCTTGAGCGCAGCGCGGACTCCCTGTTCCGCATCATCCGGATGGTCCTCGGGTCCTCGCCGCTGCTCCCGCCGCCCTGCCGCAGCTCCATGTCGACCTCATCGCCGCCAGGAAACCCGCCGAACGAGACCGGCGTGGACGGCAGCGAGCGCGCGCCGGTGAGGAGGTGGAGGTCGGCGTCATCGTCGCGCAGGCCGGAGATGGAGAAGAGGGAGCTGCACccactcatgaggctcagctgcggGCTCTCCGGCTCCCTCCACGCCGCAGCCGCTGCTGCCGCCATCTCGTAGTGCCCGTTGCCACCGCCGCCGAGCCGGTAGTTCGCCATGGCAGCCGGGATTCAAGACACCTCGATCGATCGAGCTGAGCAATTGACACCACGAAGAAACAACTAGTGGTGGTGCTGCTTTTTTTGTGCTGCGTGAGTGCTGGGTTAAGCTAAACTAAGATGCTTGATCCACGTATCCACATATCTATCTATCCAGCTTTTGCTCCCATATATATCATGCCGCTGCTGGTGTGCTAGCTGTGCTGGCTCCCAGGGACCAATGCTCCCCTAGCTTAGCTAGCTGGGCTGTAAGATTGTGAGAAGGGTGATGGGTACAACTACAAATATATACTCGCTGGCTGATGCAGCTGCCTGGCTGAGCTGTCGAATGCCTACCTgattaattagctagctaggtctctCTACTCTCTAAGACTAGGACTCCATGTGATTAATTAATTGTTAATCATTACTCCTACTGTAGTGATCTCAACTCTCTTATATTattttttacagagggagtagttgttttcatttttcattttttgtgtATTATCTCGACAAAAATGTGATGATAAGAAAGGGATGCTGTCCTGATTTTTTGAAGGCAGGCAGTTGACTAAACCCACTCGGTGATGCGGCTGCGTAGCTGTGCTGTCGAACGGCTACCTGCTCAGCCGGGTCTCCCTATGTAGTTAACAGTTGATCATACATTTTTTACTCTATTATCCTTAAAGAAAGAGCTTTGTGAGATCGACAGAGAGTTGCGTGTGTAGATTTCTCCTGACAGTGCCAGTTAATAATGGACGATTATCTATGTAATTATATATTGCTTGCAGTTCTA
This portion of the Triticum dicoccoides isolate Atlit2015 ecotype Zavitan chromosome 7A, WEW_v2.0, whole genome shotgun sequence genome encodes:
- the LOC119334639 gene encoding protein FD-like; this encodes MANYRLGGGGNGHYEMAAAAAAAWREPESPQLSLMSGCSSLFSISGLRDDDADLHLLTGARSLPSTPVSFGGFPGGDEVDMELRQGGGSSGEDPRTIRMMRNRESALRSRARKRAYVEELEKEVRRLVDDNLKLKKQCKELKREVAALTLPTKSSLRRTSSTQF